A stretch of Desulfobacter hydrogenophilus DNA encodes these proteins:
- a CDS encoding sodium:solute symporter family protein encodes MSVNPIVLLGALAYFLVIFYIGWTSRKASLDASDFYVAGRKVGPFVNGSALAATYFSPASFLGLPAFIFLLGYPFWWALVGIIGGMPIATLLTAAPLRKYEPTSFTDYYADRYETRWMRLWAAIPTVIGGFAYVILSIVGTALFLLCILKVNFTISVILASVIIFAYIYYGGMVATTLSTAFQGIAMTVGSLVAMFYVISHYGGLNGLTDAVLANSPTFFNMPYVSETASHPLMSTWTGVVGFFFVWHFGFSAMPYTVVRFFTTQDIKSARRSVFWAVLIGGAMYGGLVIIGTGTKVLIEQLHPLMQTEGINSAMGLLKHMKTAYGVAGASVTDYSMIAANEALNSPFLLAVIAAGGLAIAMATAAGWTMVLNVVLGRDLIGKVFGSTWPEEKPVQCTRCMTIFIILVCALFSFKPPALVLDISGAAFIVILCSVGPPLILGLWWERGTTIAAALNIIVMTACSTGSWMYAKYHLGSYHWFFLSDPANKLSTPHQFYWVFIGFFFYIGVSLITPRNSEEAIQKYVRDLRPRQPQSKQI; translated from the coding sequence ATGAGCGTTAATCCAATTGTTTTACTCGGCGCACTTGCTTATTTTCTTGTCATTTTCTACATTGGCTGGACCTCACGAAAAGCCTCTCTTGATGCCTCTGATTTTTATGTTGCAGGTCGGAAAGTCGGTCCTTTTGTAAACGGCAGTGCCCTTGCCGCAACCTATTTCAGCCCGGCAAGTTTTCTGGGGCTTCCGGCATTTATCTTTCTTCTTGGTTATCCTTTCTGGTGGGCTCTGGTCGGCATTATCGGCGGCATGCCTATTGCCACGCTTCTGACGGCAGCGCCTTTAAGAAAGTATGAACCCACATCTTTTACCGATTACTATGCAGACCGATACGAAACCAGGTGGATGAGGCTCTGGGCTGCCATCCCGACGGTTATCGGCGGCTTTGCATATGTTATCCTCTCAATTGTTGGTACTGCACTGTTCCTGCTTTGTATCTTAAAGGTTAACTTTACTATTTCCGTCATCCTGGCCTCGGTAATTATCTTTGCATATATTTATTACGGCGGCATGGTTGCAACCACCCTTTCCACTGCCTTCCAGGGGATTGCCATGACCGTGGGCTCACTTGTGGCAATGTTTTATGTAATAAGCCATTACGGCGGACTTAACGGCCTTACAGATGCGGTTCTGGCAAACAGCCCCACATTCTTTAATATGCCTTATGTTTCGGAAACGGCTTCCCATCCTCTGATGAGTACCTGGACCGGCGTGGTCGGTTTCTTTTTTGTATGGCATTTTGGTTTTTCCGCCATGCCTTATACGGTTGTCAGGTTCTTCACAACCCAGGATATCAAATCAGCCCGCCGGAGTGTTTTCTGGGCTGTTCTTATCGGTGGTGCCATGTATGGTGGGCTTGTCATCATCGGAACCGGAACCAAGGTTTTGATAGAGCAGCTGCATCCGCTTATGCAGACAGAAGGCATTAACAGCGCCATGGGTCTGTTAAAACACATGAAAACCGCATACGGCGTTGCAGGTGCATCCGTTACGGATTACTCCATGATCGCTGCCAACGAAGCGTTAAACAGCCCGTTTCTGCTGGCCGTCATTGCTGCCGGAGGACTTGCGATTGCCATGGCTACCGCAGCCGGCTGGACCATGGTTTTGAATGTTGTTCTTGGCCGCGACCTTATCGGCAAGGTTTTCGGATCTACATGGCCTGAGGAAAAACCGGTTCAGTGTACCAGGTGTATGACAATTTTTATTATATTGGTCTGTGCACTGTTTTCCTTTAAACCACCGGCGCTTGTACTCGATATTTCAGGTGCTGCATTTATCGTAATCCTTTGTTCCGTCGGTCCGCCACTCATCCTTGGTCTGTGGTGGGAAAGGGGCACGACCATTGCCGCAGCACTTAATATCATTGTAATGACCGCCTGTTCCACAGGGTCATGGATGTATGCAAAATATCACCTGGGAAGCTACCACTGGTTTTTCTTAAGTGATCCGGCCAACAAGCTGTCGACCCCCCATCAATTTTACTGGGTATTTATAGGGTTTTTTTTTTATATCGGTGTGAGTCTTATCACGCCCAGGAACAGCGAAGAGGCCATCCAGAAATATGTAAGGGATTTAAGGCCCAGGCAGCCGCAGTCTAAACAGATATAG
- a CDS encoding efflux RND transporter periplasmic adaptor subunit — protein sequence MKKVLPVIILILAAAGAYMYWQNQNKKQDENAGIFKIYGTIDIRDASLAFTEQERIEAILVEEGMRVKKGQVLAKLRTAKLDAAIKELTARIAAQQETVAKLEAGSRSQEIDQARAEVQAIMARVANVTRTVKRLKATSRSGATSIQNYDDAKAQLKVEQAQLAAGRKALDLLIEGPRKEDIAAARHQLDALGASLDQLQVRLSDMILIAPADGIIQSRILEQGELAGPSKPAFVLALCDPKWVRAYIPEPMLGKINLGMTAQIFTDTLPGQPLDGWVGFISPVAEFTPRAVATEDLRTQLVYETRVFVKDPKDMLRLGTPVTVAINKNQTDARPAVPAETANLSRESVE from the coding sequence ATGAAAAAAGTATTACCTGTCATCATACTGATCCTTGCGGCAGCCGGTGCGTATATGTATTGGCAGAATCAGAACAAAAAACAGGATGAAAATGCCGGCATCTTCAAAATTTACGGCACCATCGATATTCGCGATGCATCCCTTGCGTTCACAGAACAGGAACGGATTGAAGCAATTCTGGTCGAAGAGGGCATGCGTGTAAAAAAAGGCCAGGTGCTGGCAAAACTTCGCACGGCAAAACTCGATGCCGCCATCAAGGAACTCACGGCCCGGATCGCGGCCCAGCAGGAGACCGTGGCCAAACTGGAAGCGGGCAGCCGGTCCCAGGAAATTGACCAGGCCCGGGCCGAGGTGCAGGCAATCATGGCCCGGGTGGCAAATGTCACCCGCACCGTAAAACGCCTCAAAGCCACCTCCCGATCCGGGGCCACCAGCATTCAAAATTATGATGACGCAAAAGCACAACTAAAGGTTGAACAAGCCCAGCTGGCTGCCGGCCGCAAAGCCCTGGATCTGCTCATTGAAGGCCCACGCAAAGAAGATATCGCCGCAGCCCGACACCAACTTGATGCGCTTGGGGCAAGCCTTGATCAGCTTCAGGTGCGCCTGTCCGACATGATCCTGATCGCACCTGCCGACGGTATCATTCAGTCCAGAATCCTGGAACAAGGGGAACTTGCCGGGCCTTCCAAGCCCGCTTTTGTCCTGGCACTTTGTGATCCCAAATGGGTCCGGGCATACATCCCCGAGCCCATGCTGGGAAAAATCAATCTGGGCATGACCGCCCAAATTTTTACGGATACGTTACCCGGGCAGCCATTGGACGGATGGGTGGGCTTTATTTCACCCGTGGCGGAATTTACCCCCCGGGCTGTGGCCACCGAAGACCTGCGCACCCAGCTGGTATACGAAACCCGGGTATTTGTAAAAGATCCAAAGGATATGTTACGTCTGGGCACACCCGTAACCGTGGCCATTAATAAAAATCAAACCGACGCCCGGCCTGCTGTTCCGGCAGAAACTGCGAACTTATCCCGGGAATCGGTGGAATAG
- a CDS encoding hybrid sensor histidine kinase/response regulator, with protein sequence MRIRTKTLLTFLPLVVVPLLIIGGVSVVKITQTAHHSVMTERANFLKQLNVQAHSIKQSAEKNALLLSKDKLIQKYILIDDEEDRYSLLQPTLLRLLSDYQQVYPEYYEIRLILPDGYEDTRITVKNIPNKTEFEGDTPYFKKLSTEKSSITTIVFKNQDTDNYALLVSQRLDLIDTSVNEKTTTPKLRGFLTITLGLEWLDKILRQLQEETKGNIFFINDTGTVIAGRNPALIGTIVPQPLLSKIQDSAHPSKVLSATSARFMDMNCVLQYTRIDPGLFLISSLSEQELMAESWSVGKLVIILTLLTGLTVCLLLLLGLRHFILKPVVTLTDAVKSINLKNANYKPLTVHSKDEFGILADNFNQMASRLHDYRNAAEQNFRTLEEQVVDRTAKLKKSMDEAIILAEQAKQGSKAKSQFLANMSHEIRTPMNGVLGMAELVLDTELSPEQRNYLKTIILSGQSLLTVINDILDFSKIEAGKLEMETINFNLPALVNDVAQMLAQKAHEKKLELIVDLAADLHSDISSDPSRIRQVLTNLLSNAIKFTDQGEVVVQVRNIKDSQETTKVQFLVRDTGIGLSEEDQLRLFQPFSQADESTTRKYGGTGLGLAISKQLVELMGGEISCSSQPGQGAEFRFTLTCKKASTTSIVAAVPALELQGVRGLIIDDNATNRNLLIHQLATWGGKQDSAENGIQGLAKLRQAAAAGEPFDMVILDMHMPKMDGLDVARLIKKDPSISSTRMIMLTSAGIRGDGKLAKEAGIKVYLTKPVRQIDLYNSLVTLMNGSPSETHELITKYNLKKETITFDAKILLAEDNLVNQQVTEAVLRKLGCQVDLANDGLEAVSCAENSLYDMIFMDCQMPRLDGYEATGKIRQQKNKAKKGTHTPIIALTANALSGDREKCLAAGMDDYISKPFGQNQIIEILKRWLPDNLKLAPQQSPEQSLSPVAMEVAASADADVIDQKALDNIRSLQGQGAADLLSRIINLFVEETPNQLENLQQAICDKDAGTVCSIAHSLKSSSANLGAMKLSALLRDLEEKARRNVLTDTPSLFLQIENEFKRAEKLLQAEILEV encoded by the coding sequence ATGCGAATTAGAACAAAAACACTCCTCACGTTTCTGCCATTGGTCGTTGTCCCCCTGCTTATTATCGGCGGGGTAAGTGTCGTTAAGATTACGCAGACAGCGCATCATTCCGTCATGACAGAACGGGCAAACTTTCTTAAACAACTCAATGTTCAGGCGCATTCCATCAAACAGTCTGCAGAAAAAAATGCACTGTTGTTGTCTAAAGACAAACTCATTCAAAAATATATTTTAATTGACGATGAAGAGGACCGCTATTCACTGCTGCAACCAACTCTGTTGCGTTTACTGAGCGATTATCAGCAGGTCTATCCTGAATATTACGAAATTCGGCTCATTCTTCCTGATGGTTATGAAGACACCCGAATTACTGTGAAAAACATTCCCAACAAGACCGAATTTGAAGGTGACACGCCCTATTTTAAAAAACTTTCAACAGAAAAATCTTCTATAACAACAATTGTATTTAAAAATCAGGACACCGATAATTATGCTTTGTTGGTCAGTCAAAGGCTCGACTTGATTGATACTTCCGTCAATGAGAAAACAACAACACCGAAACTGCGGGGTTTTTTAACCATTACCCTAGGCCTTGAATGGCTGGATAAAATCCTTCGTCAACTCCAGGAAGAAACAAAGGGAAACATATTTTTCATCAATGACACAGGTACTGTCATCGCCGGGAGGAACCCGGCATTAATCGGCACGATTGTGCCGCAACCATTGTTAAGCAAAATACAGGATTCGGCCCACCCGTCCAAGGTTCTATCCGCGACGTCTGCTCGATTTATGGATATGAACTGTGTTCTGCAATATACGCGGATTGATCCAGGGCTCTTTCTGATCAGCTCACTGTCGGAACAGGAATTGATGGCAGAAAGCTGGTCGGTGGGCAAACTGGTGATCATTCTGACTCTTTTAACCGGCTTGACAGTTTGTCTCCTGTTGCTGCTCGGGTTGCGACACTTCATCCTCAAACCTGTCGTCACGTTGACCGACGCAGTCAAATCGATCAATCTGAAAAATGCCAATTACAAACCTTTAACGGTTCACTCAAAGGATGAGTTCGGGATCCTGGCTGATAATTTTAACCAGATGGCAAGTCGATTACATGATTATCGCAATGCAGCGGAGCAAAACTTCCGTACCCTTGAAGAACAAGTTGTAGATCGTACCGCCAAGCTGAAAAAGTCTATGGATGAAGCCATTATTCTGGCAGAACAGGCCAAGCAGGGCAGCAAGGCAAAGTCACAGTTTTTAGCCAATATGAGTCATGAAATCCGCACCCCGATGAACGGGGTTCTGGGAATGGCCGAGCTGGTGCTGGATACTGAGCTGAGCCCAGAGCAGCGCAATTACCTGAAAACGATCATTCTTTCCGGCCAATCGTTGTTGACCGTCATTAATGATATTCTCGATTTTTCCAAAATTGAAGCCGGAAAACTGGAGATGGAAACGATCAATTTCAATCTGCCGGCCCTGGTCAATGATGTCGCTCAGATGCTTGCTCAAAAAGCCCACGAAAAAAAACTTGAGCTCATCGTCGATCTTGCCGCAGACCTGCATTCGGATATCAGCTCTGACCCGAGTCGGATCCGCCAGGTTTTAACCAATCTGCTCTCCAACGCAATCAAATTTACGGATCAGGGAGAAGTGGTGGTGCAGGTCAGAAATATCAAAGACAGCCAAGAGACGACCAAGGTTCAATTTTTGGTTCGCGACACCGGGATTGGCTTGAGTGAGGAAGATCAGTTAAGGTTGTTCCAACCGTTTTCTCAGGCCGACGAATCGACCACCCGTAAATATGGAGGAACCGGCCTTGGTTTGGCGATTTCCAAGCAGCTGGTGGAATTGATGGGCGGTGAAATCAGTTGTTCCAGTCAACCCGGTCAGGGGGCAGAGTTCCGGTTTACCCTCACTTGCAAAAAAGCATCAACAACGTCTATTGTTGCCGCGGTACCAGCTCTTGAGTTGCAGGGGGTACGCGGCTTGATCATTGACGACAACGCAACCAACCGGAATCTGTTGATTCATCAACTGGCCACGTGGGGGGGCAAACAGGATAGCGCAGAAAATGGCATTCAAGGCTTGGCCAAGCTGCGTCAGGCTGCCGCCGCCGGGGAACCGTTTGATATGGTTATTCTGGATATGCACATGCCAAAGATGGACGGACTGGATGTCGCGCGATTGATCAAGAAAGATCCATCTATCAGCAGTACCAGGATGATCATGCTTACCTCAGCCGGGATTCGCGGAGATGGTAAACTGGCCAAAGAGGCCGGGATTAAGGTTTATCTGACGAAACCGGTTCGGCAGATTGACCTGTATAACAGCCTGGTCACATTGATGAACGGGAGTCCGTCGGAAACCCATGAATTGATCACCAAATACAATCTGAAAAAAGAAACTATAACGTTTGATGCTAAAATTCTTTTAGCTGAAGACAACCTTGTCAATCAGCAGGTGACTGAAGCTGTTTTGCGTAAACTTGGCTGTCAAGTTGATTTAGCTAACGATGGATTAGAAGCCGTTTCTTGCGCTGAAAACAGTTTGTACGATATGATTTTTATGGATTGTCAGATGCCGCGTTTGGACGGTTATGAAGCCACAGGTAAAATCCGTCAGCAGAAAAACAAGGCTAAAAAAGGCACACACACACCGATTATTGCTCTGACGGCAAATGCCTTGAGTGGCGACCGGGAAAAATGTCTGGCTGCCGGAATGGATGATTATATCAGTAAACCGTTTGGGCAAAATCAAATTATAGAAATTCTGAAACGCTGGTTACCGGACAACCTGAAATTAGCCCCTCAACAGTCGCCGGAACAAAGTCTCTCCCCTGTAGCCATGGAAGTTGCTGCGTCAGCAGACGCTGATGTGATAGACCAGAAGGCACTGGACAATATTCGCTCATTGCAAGGCCAAGGGGCTGCAGACCTCTTGAGCCGGATTATTAACTTGTTTGTTGAAGAGACGCCGAATCAATTGGAGAACCTGCAGCAGGCCATTTGCGACAAAGATGCCGGCACGGTCTGTTCCATCGCCCATAGTCTGAAATCAAGCAGTGCGAACCTGGGTGCTATGAAATTATCAGCCTTGCTCAGAGATCTGGAAGAAAAAGCAAGGAGAAACGTACTGACGGATACGCCCAGTTTGTTTCTACAGATAGAGAACGAATTCAAGAGAGCAGAAAAACTGCTGCAAGCTGAAATATTGGAAGTATGA
- a CDS encoding CerR family C-terminal domain-containing protein — protein sequence MVKKKNAPDTKDRLLDAAIDVFGRHGFDSATTRMIAKAGNVNIAAIPYYFGGKGGLYQTVIDHIVDQIKKEAGELLEQIDETTFTNDSGRQQARELMQAILERFIHFIAGSEQGQRFSRILLREQMFPSSAYDTIFEGFLKPVLDALSTLIMATSGKSDPRQATFKAMTLMGQVLIFRVARETIVRGLDLEGYSPEELEEIRAVIVGNALAITSTPSQ from the coding sequence GTGGTTAAAAAAAAGAACGCCCCCGACACCAAAGATCGTCTGCTTGACGCCGCCATAGACGTATTTGGCAGACATGGCTTTGATTCGGCCACCACCCGGATGATTGCCAAAGCAGGCAACGTGAACATTGCCGCCATCCCCTATTATTTCGGGGGCAAGGGCGGGCTTTACCAGACCGTCATCGATCATATTGTTGACCAGATCAAAAAGGAAGCCGGAGAGCTGCTGGAACAAATTGACGAGACGACCTTCACCAACGATAGCGGTCGGCAGCAGGCCCGGGAACTGATGCAGGCCATTCTCGAACGATTTATTCATTTTATTGCCGGTTCGGAACAAGGGCAGCGTTTCTCCAGAATCCTCCTGCGGGAGCAGATGTTCCCAAGTTCTGCCTATGACACTATTTTTGAAGGGTTCCTGAAACCTGTGCTTGATGCGTTGTCCACCCTGATCATGGCGACATCCGGAAAATCCGATCCCAGGCAGGCAACATTTAAAGCCATGACGCTCATGGGCCAGGTGCTGATTTTCCGGGTGGCCCGGGAGACCATTGTCCGGGGGCTTGACCTTGAAGGGTATTCCCCGGAAGAACTGGAAGAAATCCGCGCCGTGATTGTGGGCAATGCCCTGGCAATCACGTCAACGCCAAGCCAATAG
- a CDS encoding radical SAM protein, whose translation MMSRDYPFETGVYRPPSEGGSASLLVRFTRNCPWNHCTFCTMYKGKKFNLRPLAEIKADINAMANLVVDLQAESKALGHGGQVTRNAILALLEKAPDLNRHPGADMLIQWMAVGGKTAFIQDGNSMIMPPQDLIAALTHLRQTFPSIERITTYARARTLAQRSLEDLKAIRAAGLNRLHLGLETGDDALLKQIKKGVTADGHIEGGKKAMEAGFQVSEYWMPGLGGKEMTDQHAENTARVLSEVNPHYIRSRPFRPAPGTPMADQVNQGQITLLDPREQLLELRRMVQNLEVSSKVCFDHMGNYWRTASGDLVLHHEYEGYQFPDEKQAVLDRIELGLAYKQEPVRFLNF comes from the coding sequence ATGATGAGCCGAGACTATCCGTTTGAAACCGGCGTATACCGCCCGCCCAGTGAAGGGGGCAGCGCGTCCCTGCTGGTTCGCTTTACCCGTAACTGCCCCTGGAACCACTGCACCTTCTGTACCATGTATAAGGGGAAAAAATTTAACTTAAGACCCTTGGCGGAAATTAAAGCCGATATCAATGCCATGGCAAACCTTGTGGTTGATCTCCAGGCCGAATCAAAAGCACTGGGGCACGGCGGCCAGGTCACCCGGAACGCCATTCTGGCATTGCTTGAAAAAGCACCCGATTTAAACCGGCATCCGGGCGCGGACATGCTGATCCAGTGGATGGCGGTGGGCGGAAAGACCGCATTCATACAGGACGGCAACTCCATGATCATGCCGCCCCAGGACTTGATTGCCGCATTGACCCATCTTAGACAAACCTTTCCTTCCATTGAAAGAATCACCACCTATGCAAGGGCACGGACCCTGGCCCAACGCTCCCTTGAGGACCTGAAGGCCATACGCGCAGCCGGTCTTAACCGGCTCCACCTGGGCCTTGAAACCGGGGATGATGCCCTGCTCAAGCAGATCAAAAAAGGGGTAACGGCAGACGGCCATATTGAGGGGGGTAAAAAGGCCATGGAAGCCGGCTTTCAGGTATCAGAATACTGGATGCCCGGCCTTGGCGGCAAGGAGATGACAGACCAGCACGCCGAGAATACCGCCCGGGTGCTCAGCGAAGTCAATCCCCATTATATCCGGTCCCGACCCTTCAGACCCGCGCCCGGTACCCCGATGGCAGACCAGGTCAACCAGGGGCAGATCACCCTGCTTGATCCCCGGGAACAATTACTTGAACTGCGCCGCATGGTCCAGAACCTGGAAGTCTCCTCCAAGGTTTGCTTTGACCACATGGGCAACTATTGGCGCACCGCCTCGGGGGACCTGGTCCTCCACCATGAATATGAAGGCTATCAGTTTCCGGATGAAAAACAGGCGGTCCTGGACCGCATTGAACTCGGGCTTGCCTATAAACAGGAACCTGTCCGATTTCTTAATTTTTAG
- a CDS encoding polyamine ABC transporter substrate-binding protein: protein MIVLSVIVTVSFCSVTYAEPVQELTFLNWGQDLSPDLQKKFEEKFNAKIHTVTFPSDDSRDSLLLSTDGQNFDVALVDGNSLPGYIRRGWLTQISEDDIPNIRHIIPRWGNAYKGSKEYSVPYFWGTVGIAYRSDLVQSPISSWLDIIKPPESLHGKIFMLPQNRELIDIGLKALDYSINNANDLNAYKEVEKLLLAQKPYVTKYDVLSVTEKSALVSGKILAAVTYSGDALTLQEINEDITYVVPVEGSILWVDYLVVMAKSEKKKLSMDFINFLNEPENAAEHAEYMYYATPNAAAEKLLPQEFLNDPTIYPGKTVLEKCEIDTKLPARINKIRNSIFLNVTRNKI from the coding sequence ATGATTGTTTTAAGTGTTATTGTCACTGTTTCTTTTTGTAGCGTTACATATGCGGAACCGGTTCAGGAGCTGACGTTTCTCAACTGGGGTCAAGATTTAAGTCCGGATTTGCAAAAAAAATTTGAAGAAAAATTTAACGCTAAAATTCATACAGTGACTTTTCCCAGTGACGATAGTCGCGACAGTCTTCTGCTGTCTACCGATGGCCAGAACTTTGATGTTGCCCTTGTCGATGGCAATAGTCTCCCTGGCTATATCCGCAGAGGATGGCTGACTCAAATTTCGGAAGATGACATCCCCAACATCCGCCATATCATCCCCCGGTGGGGGAATGCATATAAAGGGTCTAAAGAGTACAGCGTACCTTATTTCTGGGGGACTGTTGGAATCGCCTACCGTTCTGATCTGGTGCAATCGCCAATAAGTTCATGGCTCGATATCATCAAACCGCCGGAAAGCCTGCATGGTAAAATCTTCATGCTGCCACAAAACAGAGAATTAATCGATATCGGTTTGAAAGCGCTTGATTACTCAATCAACAATGCGAATGATTTGAACGCCTATAAAGAGGTCGAAAAACTGTTACTGGCCCAAAAGCCCTACGTCACGAAATATGATGTTCTCTCCGTCACAGAAAAATCAGCCCTTGTCAGTGGCAAAATCCTGGCTGCTGTCACCTATAGTGGGGATGCTCTGACCCTGCAGGAGATCAATGAGGATATCACCTATGTGGTTCCTGTCGAGGGCAGTATCTTGTGGGTTGACTATCTTGTCGTGATGGCAAAAAGTGAAAAGAAAAAGCTATCTATGGATTTCATCAACTTTCTCAATGAACCTGAAAATGCCGCAGAACACGCTGAATATATGTATTATGCGACACCAAATGCGGCGGCAGAAAAATTGCTGCCACAAGAGTTTCTCAATGATCCGACAATTTATCCTGGAAAAACAGTTTTGGAAAAATGCGAAATTGATACCAAACTACCCGCCCGAATTAATAAAATTCGCAACAGCATATTTCTGAACGTTACCCGAAATAAAATATAA